The Hordeum vulgare subsp. vulgare chromosome 4H, MorexV3_pseudomolecules_assembly, whole genome shotgun sequence genomic interval CGCCATTGGATATAGGCCTGGCTGCCATGGATCACATTGACACCTCTTCTTGACACGGTCCGCCGAGGTATGATGGATTGGACTCTTTAACACTTTCGTGCCACACAAGAAGGCCATGGCCTCATTTGTTATGTTAACCCCACCGTCCATTTGAAATAGCAAAATGCTCGTGTCTTCTATTAAAATGTACACCGCCGTTGGTTCTTCTAAATAACATCAAGAAGGATGCGGCGTTAGCGCTTTGCATGGCCGCGGAAGCAAATAAATTGGGTTCAATTATTGCCATAACAGTGGTCGTTTTTGTATCTTCGGGGTGTTGTAACTCGATAAGTAACATATGAAGCAAATCTTTTGtctttgtttcaaaaaaattaCTAACTACTACACTGCCGATTAATACTCCAACTAGTACACTACTAGTCGGTGCTACTCCTATGTCAGTTGTGACGACATCTTAGTACTCGTGGGCATGTGCACATAGTCAAACCTAGACGTGTGCACATAGTCAAACCTGGGCGTGCGCGGGATGCGATCAGCCTGATCAATTCACCTAacctgcaggcttatgataataaTGAACCATGCATGCAACTCGAAAAGGTGAAGAACCAGCACGCGGTGTGAACCTGGAGAAACTTTTGCATATATATGCAACACTCCATCCAAACCCCGACCACCAGCCCATTGTATATAACACCTCTAAAAGTCTTTTAACAGATTCCATTACAGATTACATATAAATATACATAAACATACTTTGTCGTGCTTACCGCTAGCCAGGGACGAAGCTAGAAAATTAGTTCAATGGGGTCATTTCTATGTCAATGGGGTCATTTCTTATAAATGAATAGTGATTAGTACTTAGTTTATAAAGGATTTACTAATTTCATTGGAGTCCATTGACCCCAGCCCTTACAAGGCAGCTCCGTCCCTGCCGCTAGCTTTGTCCACGCATACGCTTATTCCGAGGCTGGACTGTAGCTTCCGATTCTAAGTCGAAAGGCCGTAAAAGTAAGCAGCGAATCGGTGCGACCGTCGACAACGGATCGACACAGGAAGTTTGCTGCAAGTTCCGGTTAAGTTGCCAATTAACTAACGTGTCTCCGACAAAAATATATAACTAACATGTACTCCCTTTGtacataataataattattattatagttAAAGAGAACTAAAGTACtctctctgtttttaaatataagagaTTTTAAAGATTTAATATgaactacatacaaaacaaattGAATGAATtcacactttaaagtatgtctatatacatccgtatgaaatacatagtaaaatctctaaaaggttttacattttagaacggagggagtagttctctacGATTACAATTATTACAATACGGAAGAAGTAATAAGTAATTAAGTGTTATGCTTCCTTGTTTTTTCCCATGACAAATACAGTTTACCAGCTGATGGACGTCCGTATCACTTCCACAGTCAAGCGTGCATCAGATTCTTGCTAAGATGCCAATTAACTAACGTGTTTCCTGCAAAAGAATTTTGACTCCCTTGTTTTTTCCCAAGACAAATACGACGAGGGAAGGCTGTCGCACAAGTTGCATGCGCATGTGCGCGCGAAGGTGTACGTGCTCGCTCTTGAAATTACACCTTACCTCGGTTTCTTGCGTCCGAAGGATTGCCACTAGCTACTTGATAGCCAATGGTCGGTGGGTAAACTCTCTGGGAACTTTCCCACTGAAATTCATGCGAAATGGCATATGGAAATGGTTTCTTCTTCGACTTGGAGCTATAAAAGGCCCCCTTCTCCAGTGCTACAGCCCCAACCCACCCACTGCTCCCTCTCCGCCAAAAAACACAACTGATTTCCATCACTGGTCCAGTTCATAACTCTAGGTCCAAATATAATGGGGGTCTCTGgccgcaacaacaacagcaagacgcTGGTGCTCATGGCCTGCTTCCTCCTCCTAGTGAATTCCCAGGTTCTGCGTGGAGTCGCGGAAGCGACGAGTGCAGAGGAACTTGCCGCCGAGCAGACGCTGATGGTTGGGAGCACGTCGGcggtggagaagacggcggcgccACAGCATCAGCATGGCCGTGGCTCCGCCGCGTCTGCCATGTCGAGCAATGCTGCCGGGGGTCTCTGGTCGTCCGGGTCCAGGTCGGCCGTGGCTCGCAGGTTGCTGCCGGGAGGAGCTGGGCATTCGTGCGGCTCCAGCGGCGGCCAGGGCTGCTCCCCGTAAGAACAAGAGATAGCACTTCCCTCTGCATGCACTAGTACTATGTTGGTTCGCTCGTCGTGGCTAAAAGACTAGTAGTACGTACTGCTATGTTGGTTCCTTGACTAGCTAGCTGGTGTCTGGTTGTTGTTTGACAAGTACAGTCATCGTCATTCGGCAACAAATAGATGTCTATATATGTACCGGTATATGAACTGTAAAGTGTTAAATATATTACAGCTCTATATATATCTTGTAAATATACTCCACTCTGGTGTTGTAATAATCCACGAATTTCCCTTGTAAAAATGCCACAGACATGACTGTCTTTTTCTTTCTCCAAGAGATGGATGGATCTGTTTgcgcttctttttgttcttcaacGACTTGTGGCATTTGTCTCATTAAGATGCAAAAAAGAGTCACTCCCATTTTCACTTCAGTCCAGCGCACCTGAACGCAAGGATCGCTCTAGCGCGGGACTAGACAATAGCGATCGTAGTGACAAGGAAGTAATAGATGAGGTTTAATTAATATGCATGTAACtagtacttatttatttttttgtaagATGGCTAATGCATTGAGACGAAGAAAATACTAAACATTATGAAGATAGTATTATAGTATAATAATACCATATGAATAATATTAATATATAATACTTAACAGGTCCATAGTTTCCTTCTACTTTTAGCAAGCATATGTTGACTATCTTGCATCCCCTTTTCCTAAGTCGGTAGCCGAGGTGCTTACGTGTGAAGGATCGAGCAGGCATATTCAGATGCTCTCTTGGTCGGTCTCTGCTCCAAGCCACACGCTACACCAGTTTCCGAGAACATACCAACCCTGCGTGCGTGCATTTTGGCAGCTAGCTATCAGCTGCTTATGCAAAAGCAACTAACAATTCAACACTAGTGCTGACTCACAGTGCCGAAACTCACTACTCGATGCTCCGTCAGCTATGTCGACGACATCCAGCAGTATACAATAAACGCGTATACTTTGCGGTGGCGTGCCAATACACATAGTTAAACATAGTTCACCCCTCATATGATATGATTATATGTAACTCTAattctgcatgcatgcatgcatgcttgcaGGTGTGAAACTGAAGAAACTTGAGTGCTCCAATGCCCCGACCACCAGCCCATTGTAGTATATTTCTTTGCAAGCTAGAGATGCAGCACTTTTTACAGCTCAGCGAATCCTCGATACTCCTATACTATTACTGTAGAGTGTAACAGTAGTATACTCCTGACGAAGGAGTACAAAACCGCACACCGACAGgtgctgcatgcatgcatgtctgccatgccatgccatgcacACGCGTAGTTTCCAGGCAGACTTTGCTGCCCTATGCTCAAGTTGATGATACTTACTATGCTGAGGTGTTCTACGGTTCTTCACCCGCACCGCACGCTAGTTAGCAAGAAGGCCTCgtcacatgcatgcatgctcaGTGAAAAACGCGTCTTTCCTTGCCATTGCCTAGTCATTTCGGTCTACTATCTTCTCTTCTTCACGTACTACGTCCGAACGCCCTCTCTATAAGTACGGCATGTGTGCCTGTGCATCTCTGCATTGCAAGCATCGCGGTAACAGTTTTAGTTATTCCTAGTCTTGGCCCTCTCTTGGTATCACTAGCAAGTAGGAGTATCTTCGAAAGAAAGCTCGAACACCTAGCTACGTACGTACGTAGTGCCTTTCCCGCCGAACCCTGATCAAAATGCCACGGTGCTCACGCGCTTGGTTCCCGCTGCTTCTTGTCGCGTCTGCCCTTGTGCAGAGCTCGAACGGGTCGAGACCGTCTCCTCCGGAGCCGCAGAAGCCCGAGGCCGTATCTTCGGTGGTTCACGGCGCCGCCGGACCGCGCCGCCGTGACGACGGGGCGCCCGAAGTCCAGCCCTCCACGGAGAAGGGTGCGGCCGGTCATCATGGAGCGAGCGCTGGCGATGGTGGCGCGGTTGCAGCTTCGGCGATGGGCGACAGTGCTGGTGTGTCGTCAGAGCAGAGGAAGGGTTCAGGGGCGCCGGTGCTGCAGCAGGCGCTGAAGGTGGCGCGGCGGGTGCTGGGAGGGGAGGCGGTGGACTCGGCTTGTCACTCGCTTGGTAAAAGAGCCAGTGCTCACAAGTCACAGCCATCGTCGAAAGAAAGCTCACCGCCAACACCTGGCTACGCTACGTAGTCGTAGTGCCTTCGCCGAAACTGTGACGAAAATGGCACGGTGCTCGCGCGCTTGCCtcccgctgctgctgctgctcttcGCGTGTGGCTTGTGCAGAGCTCCTACGGCTCGAGGCCGTCTCCCCGGGGGGCGCAGGAGCACGGGGCGCTGTCTCCGGCGATGGTTCACGGCGACGGGGCGATCGGATTCCGGCCGTCGACGGTGAAGGGTGCGGCTGGTCGTCGTGGAGCaaacgatgacgatggcggcggtggtggcgttGAGTCGTCGGAGCAGAGGGAGGGTTCAGGGTCGCCGGTGCTGCGGCAGGCGCTGGGAAGGATGCTGCTGGGCTCGAAGCTGGCGCGGCGGGTGCTGGGAGGGGAGGCGGAGGACTCGGCGGCGGGGCCGTCGTGCCACTCCAACAACGCGCACATCACCTGTGCCCCGCCGGCGCGGCACTGACCACTGACCATGGTGCTTCTCGCAGTAGTCCCAGCTGATTCCTTCGTCCCTTGATGGTGCCTTCATGTAAACTAACAGTAGCTATTTCGAACTTGTTCTTGAAAAACATTATTCATGATATGTATACCATAGTACTTAATTAATTCGTAAGGCACCGGTCAAGACAATGCAACCCCTATTGTCTGTGATTCAATTTGAGCCTGAAGTATTTCTAACTTGGCAAAGATGGTCATCCTTATGCATATGCATGGAGAACGTATGTGATATTACAGGTTATCAAGGGTGGTCTTTTTGGAACCCGTCACTTTCCATGATTGCGTGTGAAGAGATCATGAGATTGCGGGAGTGATGCAATCTCAGCACACCTTCCACTCCAATTGACTCCAAACTCCAGTTGCACGAATGCGCGCACACGTACGTGTGGTAGGGTAGGTGAAGGCGGCGGACACGCCAAGGCAAAGTCCAAACCTACGCAGTACGGAGCAATTCCGACAGAACAAACTGTCGACACGAGGCATATCCGAGCCGGCAAAAGATTGACAAAGTCATCATAGATACCCCCTAGTCAACGAAAACATCTTCTTTCATGGTATTAAAATGCTCGAAACTGGAAGAGCTTGAAATAAATCTAAAACTCTAATACGTTGATTTCCGCACCACAAGGAATCTAACCGTCTGAGCTACACTTAGACATGAACGGAAGGGCATGCATAGCCAGCCGGCCGGGATGGGCATATGTATGATGTATCTGAAATTCTAGATATCATATATCTGCTACACGTATAGCTCCTTAAATTCTCACAATGGCCTTCTCTTCGGAGAAAATGGATGTCCTTTGTCTCCTTGTTATTGCATTGTGGTTTCACTCTATAAATCTCTCGATACGACGGTTCCATCCATGGGAATAGAACGAAGCCAAGAGTTCAAAATTGTGTTGTAAATACATGTGCTTAAATGAATTTTGTAATATATATTTATACGATTCCTACTGGTTTTTCCAAAGTCATGTGTAGTAAACTGACTACATATAACATCCACACATCGCCATTCTTCCACGGTATTTGCTCTGCAGCACCGATATGTTAAAAATCTATGTATCGTCGTTCAGTACTTCACCGATACCTCGATACACCAGATACGGCTTTGATACGGTTATCCTCAAAGTATCGtcattttattttaaaaataaaataaaaaaaatgtcgaTGCGGATATCCCCAAAGTACCGCCGTTGATGTAATGCTCCTACCTTGATGTATATTTGATCCGTTCATGTAGGTATATAATAGACCTGTACTGATGTAATGGTTGGATAAAAGTGCTCGTTAAGGATGTTGCTTGTTGGATAAACGTGCTTGTTCATGCTGATGGCTTGCTGCTTGTTGATGTTTGTGGTGTAAAATTACTTGCCGATGTTGATGCTGCCTCCTATCGCTAGGGAACAAGATACAAGTATACACCATGGCATCTTTTAGCTTTCTTCATCATCATTTAAGCATTATTGATGTGTATTGCTTGCTGATTTTATTTATAGTCATTTTCATAGATGAGAGTTCATATTTATCATTATGTGAAAAAGGAGCTCAATGAAGATTGTGCTCTTGTACTGTTATCAAGAAAAAACTTCTAAAACATTGGGAGAAGAGTAGTACCCCCTCGATTGTTTGGCTCACTCATGCAATCGAAAGTTTGTTCCTTATATATGTCTGTCATTTGACAATCTCAAATTCTCAACTTTAATAGATATGTTAATTTTATGTTGTCATGTTAATAGGTACTAGGACGGTATTTGGAAATGGTGTGGCGGATTTCGGCAAGGCAGGGCATAGTCAACTTGGCTGTAGGACGGTATTTGGAAATGCTTTATTTCATTTTATATATTACTTATTGGATGTTTATTGTCACTGCTCTTTATTAGGGATGCAAGACTGCGCCCGAACCTGCCAGTTTCGTATTCAAGTTAGACAAATTTATTTCTTGCTAGGATGTTGTTTGCCAAACTTGTGCTAATTCAGCACTATGCAGGATGCCGCTTTGCAACCCTACTGTTTACGTTGTTGGCTCCAATACAAAGACGACAGCTGCTCATGCACTGCATCCACCTTCATTTAAAAATCACAAGCTCGCAGCTCCATGCGGTCGAAACCGACATGCGCATGTCGTGACATATGATCCCATGGCGGACGGTTACTACTCCTCCACCTCGGCATTTTTCCACCATATGATTTTATAACTAACTCTGCATACATGCATAAATACAAGCAGTGTGAACCTGGTGAAGCTTCTGAGCAACTCCACCCGGACCACCAGCCCATTGTATACACCTTGCAAGCTACAGATGGAGCACTTTTATACCTCAGCGTATCCTAGATACTCCTATACTACTGTAGGCTGTAGTACTAGTGTATCTTCCTCGCAAAAAGGTCCACGTGATGTGCCTGTGCTACAAGTATAGAGTACGtggtgcatgcatgttcgtacgtACACGGCCGGACAGAGGAGACACCAGACACGCGTGGTTTCCTTCCAGGTTGTCCGTTTCAACTTCAAAATTTGCTGCACTATGCTGGTGTGTTTCTTCATCCGCAAGCTATTAGCACGTACGGCCTCGTCACATGCCCGGTGAAAACCGTGTACGGTGGGGCGCCTTCCTCGCCATTGCCCTGTCATTTCGGTCTATCTTCTCTTCTCCACGTAGTACGTCCGAGCACCCTCTACAAGTAGGTCATGTTTGCCTGTGCATCTCTGCATTGCAAGCATTGCAGCAACAGTTCTACCCCTACTAGTTTGACGCCATTCCTTTGGTAAAAGAGGAAGTACTACTAGTAGCATCTTCGAAAGGAAGCTCACCTACACCTACCAAAATGGGAAGGTGCTCCCGCGCTTGGCTCCCGTTGCTTCTTCTCGCGTGTGCCCTCGTGCAGAGCTCCTACGGCTCGAGGCCGTCACCCCGGGAGCCGCAGAAGCACGGGGTGCTGTCTCCGACGATGGTTCACGTCGCCGCCGAGGCGGAACCCCTCCGCCGCGACGACGGGGCGACCAAAGTCCGGCCCTCGACGGAGGACGGTGCGCCTGGTCATCGTGGAGCAAACGCTCATGATGGTGCTGCTGCAACTTGGGCGATGGGCGGCGTTGGCGTTGTGTCGTCGGAGCAGAGGAAGGGATCAGGGGCGCCGGTGCTGCGGCAGGCGCTGGGAAGGATGATGCTGGGCTGGAAGCTGGCGCGGCGGGTGCTGGGAGGGGAGCCGGAGGACTCGGCGGCGGGGCCGTCGTGCCACTCCAACAACGCGCACATCACCTGTGCCCCGCCGGCGCGGCACTGACCATGACCATGCCCTTGATGTAGTCTGGCAGTAGTCTGGCAGCAGGAGCTAGTCCTTCGTCCCTTGATGATGCCTTCATGTAAATTAACAGTGGCTCTTTCGATCTTAGCTTGTTCTGTTTCAGAAATGTGAACCTTTCGTTATTGATGATATATGATGCATGCTAGCCTACGCATTTCATTCGTAAGGCGCCGGTCAAGCCTTGCTTCCATTTGCAAAGGTGGTCGATCGATCCTCATGCAGATGCATGTACTTATtactatattttttgatttttaaaAGCCATAACTTTCCATGATTGCGGCAGTGATGCAATCTCAGCACACTTTTCACTCCGGTTGACTCCAAACTCAAGTTGCACGAATGCGCGCACGCTTACGTACGTGTGGGTAGCTAGGGTAGGTGAAGACGGACATGATAGGCCAAGGGAAAAGACGGAGGTTTGGAGCCGGCTGGTATCCACCcaatttatttttcattttatggACCGTAGTAGTACTAAAAAGGAAGCTAGTCGAGGGTGAAAGATATTTTGGTCGCACTTGAACCGCGCGATGGGCAAATCACTGGCGGTGAGAGGTGCTGTACCGCTCGTTGCACCGTCGTGCACGGCTGCTAGCCTGCTATTGCTCTGAAACATGCATTTCGCCCGTAAAGGCATCTTCAAAACTGTTGATTTCCATAGCGGGTCCATCTATCGTCCATCGGATCATTGAGTAGTTACGTGTGCATGTGATAATCTCGAAGATTCTGATACATCTGCATAAAATTCATAAGCTTTATTGCGTCTTGATATTCAAAGATTTTAACTTGTACTCCATGTGTTTTAAAATCGTTTTTTTGGGCTGCACCTTCACCTTCATCCTCAATGATCATATTATACAAAATAACACAACATGTTATCATCTGTCACAAAGTTTATTGTTCCCACATCATTGCAGCCTCACGAACAATTCTGATACATCTGCAGAAAATTCTTATGCTGCATCGCATCTTGATCTTCAGAGATTTCAACTTGTACTCCAGGTGTTTTAAAATCGTTGGTTTGGGCTGCACCTTCACCCTCATCCTCGATGAACATATTGTGtaaaataacacaacatgtcatcatcTGCCACAAagtttattgtttccacatcattgCAACCCCACGAAAATTCCCCAACGCGCTTGCAGCACTCGAAAAAcctctccacatccttcctagcCGATTCCTACATTGTTGCAAAGTGCTTTTGTTTTTTGTCATGTGGTTCGGATATGGTCTTCAGAAATGCAACCTACTGAAGATATATGCCATCTGCAAGATAGTATCCCATGTTGTAGTCTCGTCCGTTGACGATGTAGTTGCACGGAGGTGATTCCCCGTTGCAAAGTCTCCTGAACACCGGAGATCGTTGGagcacgttgatgtcgttgtgagaATCTGACATTCCAAAAAAGCATGTCAAATCCATAAATCATGTGATACCACCGTCTCTAGTATGATGGTGGCCtcttttgtgtgaccttggtacaTTCTCGCAAACCTTTGGATAGATTTTCTATTGTCAATACATGCAATCGATTGAGACTTGGAGTGAGATTTAGCAAAACCGATTGTTCATTCCACATGAGAAGATTACATCTCCCCTGCTTCTCTGCTAAATCAAATGAAGCCAGTCAACGCTGGatgttaaaagaagaaacatctcCACCGGTACGGTACGGTTCTACTGCGATTGCAGATCCAGCTAGTAGTTGCAGTATACAAGTACGTAGTTAGCAGCATGGCTGGTCGCAGTAGATGCCCCCTGGACCCCCGTATGCGACCACGTACCCGGCCCTGCCGGCGCTGAAGCCGATGGGTTTTGCGCCGTAGCAGCCGGGCGTCGTGGTGACCGTCCTGTCCGGGGCGTCCAAGAAGAGCTGCCCGCCGGCGTTGACGCCGAGGTACTCAAAGATGGTGGCGGCGAAGCGCGAGCCGGCGCAGGCGGGCATGCCGTTGTCCATGGGCGTCCTGGTGTGCTTCCCTCCTGGCCTGGTGTTGAGCACCCGTCCGCCCATCTCCACGTACGAACCCTCGGGGAAGGCCGTGTCGAACGCGTCCTCCGAGTAGTAGCCGATGTCCACGTCCATCACCGACACCCACCAGATCAGCTTGGCGTCGTCCTGTACGTACATTCAAACCGCACGTTTGTTCATATATAGTTAGTCGACGTCCCGGCAAAAATGAACTTAGTAGTGGTTACCCTCTCGATCGGTTCAagagaagaaggaaagaaaaaagctTCTAGTTGGTTACCCTGTGTATGCCCAGTGTGATGCTACGTCGTTCGCCTCCGACCTCTGAGCCAGGGCCGCTCCACGAGCAGCCGAGCGCGTATTTGTTGTTGGTGAGGGTGAAGCCTCCACACTCGTGATTGTAACAGTGGTGATTCACCCCGCCGTCGTTCTGCACATGTACAATTTTTCAGTATTtattacttcctccgtttcaaaataactgTCGCAAGAGTACAaacatttattttgagacggagggagtatcagcaTATGCCTTTAAAATAGAGGGTCGAAAGAAGCGGGCGAACACTCATGGTGTGATATACAAACAGTCTCGGTAGGGAGTCTCCGTATAAAGCGGGCCAGGCCTACAATTTTTGTTTTTCCAATAAATAGAAGGCTTTCATTCAATTCCGCgtaaaagagaaaggaaaaaagatttCATTATATTGAGCGGCACATGGTATCGGTGCGTCCACAAGAGTCTCGGTATTTTATTTGTGATGAGTATATTTTTTTGTCTGAAATTACTTGTGGCATGAGTGAATGTATCCAGACGTATATTGGTTCGAAACGTAtctatttatatttatttttgcgGCGAGTAATTCGGTAGGAAGAGGGTAGTACatgatagatcccgtggatcttaggctagatgtgttcggtatGATGTGGAGATTTATTACCTTTTGATGtactcgatgagctccctccggtcgtccatcgtgaggtggtgacgacgatggtgaaggagagagatccggtagtggcggtgatggacttcccgtcgcttcagtgcatccctctagatcggattagggttagagagtggggaaccagtggcggcggcgaacctcgtaacccgtgccatggtccccacctcctctacatatagcactgcgcgacaggggcccaccagccttgcttgggctggacgcccccgatcagggcatgagtcaaggtccaatgggccgttgggcccattgggaaagagatcaatctaacattctcccccttgatctcatcatatacTTTTACCCGTTTCATAacagatcaatacatagggcatgtttcatcgtcacggctcaattgctgatggaatcagacagccacaatgtacctctcaattttgagacagattctttaaccttgggccctttattgtccggaaattttagactataccataaaacccatgtcgactgtgtgttctccgaacacactgggcggtaagcttttgataagcagatctgcaaaacacttgtttgttgcctttatgcttcaagcatttttccataattccggactttctccttcacaaaacgtaactctttgtcagtgtgtttggcatcaacacttgactcgttgTGACAGGAGCGAAAGAACTTAAAATGGTAATCGTCGTTGTCAACAATTATCCACTCCGGGTACAGGTAGCCTTAACCACGTTGCCCGTCCCTCAGCCTCATATCAAgctataacatatcattgcatcacattgatgacaatcgttttactcatttggagattttccacacaaaactccgagtatgaaagttagcgacaattgtggatttcgctatacatttcacaagtcctacctttgtactcacaatctt includes:
- the LOC123451054 gene encoding uncharacterized protein LOC123451054 isoform X2, yielding MGVCLFMRAMAVVLLIAATGAVRALVQHTIEVMKPGRSMKEIIVRSDIASSPRQERLQTWRKHGRCPGGTVPIRRASPNANTDAISALHKRGHREVAAAYGTDGPYHGLRANVPYWRVDGVHHDEFSMNYIMIGYTLDRSYIPRPGAEPPAKLTNQIIVGLVNDGGVNHHCYNHECGGFTLTNNKYALGCSWSGPGSEVGGERRSITLGIHRDDAKLIWWVSVMDVDIGYYSEDAFDTAFPEGSYVEMGGRVLNTRPGGKHTRTPMDNGMPACAGSRFAATIFEYLGVNAGGQLFLDAPDRTVTTTPGCYGAKPIGFSAGRAGYVVAYGGPGGIYCDQPCC
- the LOC123451053 gene encoding uncharacterized protein LOC123451053 — protein: MGRCSRAWLPLLLLACALVQSSYGSRPSPREPQKHGVLSPTMVHVAAEAEPLRRDDGATKVRPSTEDGAPGHRGANAHDGAAATWAMGGVGVVSSEQRKGSGAPVLRQALGRMMLGWKLARRVLGGEPEDSAAGPSCHSNNAHITCAPPARH
- the LOC123451054 gene encoding uncharacterized protein LOC123451054 isoform X1; amino-acid sequence: MGVCLFMRAMAVVLLIAATGAVRALVQHTIEVMKPGRSMKEIIVRSDIASSPRQERLQTWRKHGRCPGGTVPIRRASPNANTDAISALHKRGHREVAAAYGTDGPYHGLRANVPYWRVDGVHHDEFSMNYIMIGYTLDRSYIPRPGAEPPAKLTNQIIVGLVAWPALYGDSLPRLFVYHTNDGGVNHHCYNHECGGFTLTNNKYALGCSWSGPGSEVGGERRSITLGIHRDDAKLIWWVSVMDVDIGYYSEDAFDTAFPEGSYVEMGGRVLNTRPGGKHTRTPMDNGMPACAGSRFAATIFEYLGVNAGGQLFLDAPDRTVTTTPGCYGAKPIGFSAGRAGYVVAYGGPGGIYCDQPCC
- the LOC123450200 gene encoding uncharacterized protein LOC123450200 → MPRCSRAWFPLLLVASALVQSSNGSRPSPPEPQKPEAVSSVVHGAAGPRRRDDGAPEVQPSTEKGAAGHHGASAGDGGAVAASAMGDSAGVSSEQRKGSGAPVLQQALKVARRVLGGEAVDSACHSLGKRASAHKSQPSSKESSPPTPGYAT